TTGGTAGTGTGTGAGCTCTCTCAGGGAGTGACTACAGTTCCCCATGTTGTTTTTCAGTCTTGAGAGAGTGAGCTCAGAGGAGCTGGTTTGTGTGTACTGGTAATCCAGGGAATGCTAGTCTGATTGACAGTTTAAATTCTGTGTCAAGAACCTGGACATGAAAAGCAGTGTGTGACCTGTGAAAGTGACCACAACAGCACAAAGGTCTTTACGCAGTTGCACAGGGATTGATTGAGGTGAAGAGCAAAGATTTCTTTGAGAGTGAGCTCAATAAACACTTGAAGGAATTTGGAGAATTGGAGGAGGACCTTGTGGAGCATTGTTTGGATGGGTCAGGATGATAGCTCTGGGCTGGACATCCATTATGGAGCATTGTTTGGATGGGTCAGGATGATAGCTCTGGGCTGTACATCCATTGTGGAGCATTGTTTGGATGGGTCAGGATGATAGCTCTGGGCTGTACATTCATTGTGGAGCATTGTTTGGATGGGTCAGGATGATAGCTCTGGGCTGTTCATTCATTGTGGAGCATTGTTTGGATGGGTCAGGATGATAGCTCTGGGCTGTTCATTCATTGTGGAGCATTGTTTGGATGGGTCAGGATGATAGCTCTGGGCTGTTCATTCATTGTGGAGCATTGTTTGGATGGGTCAGGATGATAGCTCTGGGCTGTTCATTCATTGTGGAGCATTGTTTGGATGGGTCAGGATGATAGCTCTGGGCTGTTCATTCATTGTGGAGCATTGTTTGGATGGGTCAGGATGATAGCTCTGGGCTGTACATCCATTATGGAGCATTGTTTGGATGGGTCAGGATGATAGCTCTGGGCTGTTCATCCATTGTGGAGCATTGTTTGGATGGGTCAGGATGATAGCTCTGGGCTGTACATCCATTGCCCTGGTGTGGAAAGTTGCAGCTGAGACTGTTTATGCTCAGATGTATGGAGAGGGACTGAAACGACAGCCTTCGGGCTCTAAGGTGTGGCTCAGTGCGAAACTGTTTGCATTTGAAAGTCCGCCTGGGACACTGGAATGAGCCTGGTATAGCCTGATGATATTTGGATTGCACGTAATGCACAAACAAAGCTAGGAATGTTGCCCTTGAGGTGAAAACTCTGGCAATGGCCCTCTCctttcctcagtacctgctcGTAAGCCATAAACTTGATGCCTGTCTCTGGGGTGATTTTCAGGACATTAACTCCATTCCCTCGCCACAGAGATGAGAAACCTCCTTCTCTCACCATCATCATCCACACGCCAGGCATGTTTAACTTCTGCTTGGCTGCAAAGACCTGGAGGGAAGAAGAATGAATATCAGTGAATTTCAACCGTTGCCTCATTTGGGCTGGATTGGCTCAAACACAATGGACACCGATGGTGAGTTACCCATTCTGAAGTGACACCAAGTGTTTCTCCAGAGGGAGAGGACCAAGCTAAGGAGCTGGGTCACTAGATCCAGATCACTCTCACTAGTTGCTGTCAGCGACGGTGTGGATTTTACCTGCATGTAGATTTTAAGTCGGTCCAGGGGAGCAGTGCAGGTGCGTGACACTGCACCTGCCATAGCTCCTGCCAGGAGCTGCCTCCACCACGAGCCAGTCTTCCTCTCGCTCTCTGAGAACTCATCCACAATAGTCAGGGACTCCCCAATGTCCATGAACTGTAAATCAAAGGGAGCAGAGTTTAAGACCAGGACAACATTTTCAAAGGggaatttgtttttctctctctgagacTGCCTTGGAAAGCTCACAGGTCATAGCCAAGGAAATTAACCCAGTGCCGGGTTTAAGTCTGTAATTGCCTCTCGAGGTTGGAGTCAATGGCAGTTGTCTGTACAGAAATCAATGTTTGGTGGAGAATATGAAGACGTATGGAAGCAAAATAAGGAGCTGGAGGTAACAGCAAAGCAGGACAGACtttaagggctgaatggtcttgtcCGATTCTGGGAACAGTGTGAATCTTGCTAATGAATATGATCAGCTGATCAGAAACACACCCTGCCCTGTCTTCACACACACTTTGTGACTTCACAGTGAAAGGATCGTTGCACAGCTAACAGGCCTCAGCTCGCTGAGGAAGGGTGATTTGATCACTGCAGGGGAACCTGAGTGATTACTGGACAAAGAGAGATCAACGAGTTCACCTTCCACCTCCCTGCTCATCACAGCATGTGGCGCCATTAACCAATCACAGCAACTCTTCTCTGTCAACAAATACACAACAGAGTCAGATATGGTGAGGAAAACCCCAGTGATGGAGAGATTTGGAATGGTCTTTGtttgtcttttaaaaaatgcTCAGTTCACCACACAGCACTTCCCAATTTAATCATAAACTGGATCCTAACAGGTTCCGTCATCTCCCCCGATTATCCATTGATTGTTGTGCAAGAACAATGCCAACATGACGCCCAGAGCCGAAGATGTGAAGGCTCCCATCTTAATGAATCCTGAACAAGATGTTTAATTTTTAATCACATGTTGACCTCACGCCCTTTATGCCCTCACACCAATCAAAATACAGGATGGCTGATGCTGAGACATTCCCCCCCCACCACAGCCAGACGATGTGATTAACCAATACAGGGCCTGTTTGTGATGACCGATAAAGTGATCTTGCCTATTTCATTTACTGTGTATAAGAAAGATGACAGTCAGCACTCCAAGGTATAGTCAGTGTTCCCAGCACAGAGCCAGTGCTCTGAATAAACACAATGCTCTAAGACTGGAGCCAGTGCTCTGAGTGGAATTTGTGCTGCCAGCATGGAGCCAGTAATCTTGGAATGGAATCTGTGGGATTCAGGAAATTGCTGGATGGACACATCAATGGGAGGATGGATATGGATCATGTGAATTAGTTTGGCAACTTGATTACACGGAACATATGACCCAAAAGCaagccaaccagtccatgcttatGTTTCCATGCCCCTTGGGCATCCTCTAGCATTAGCTCATCTAAATCTCCCATTGTATTCTTCTACTCCCTTCTCCTCATCTCCTGGTAGAGTTTCCCTTAAATATATCAATAAGCTTCTCCTGAATTCCCAATCAGATTTCTTAATTGCTATGGTCTAATGATGGCTTTGAGTTTACTTTTCTCACACAATGAAACATTCCCTCTATTATCTACACTGAGTACAGcatttggggctaaagggatcaaagggtatggggaaaaggagGAACAGGCCATTGAGTTGACCAGCCACGATCATACTGacaggcagagcaggctcgaacaACCAAATGGCCAACCCCTGTTCCAATCTGCCATGTTATGTCAAAATCTTTCATTGTTTTAAAGGGCCTGGATTAGGTCTCCCTTTGTCCTTCAAGAGGAAAGACCCAGCCCTTGTCAAACCTTTCGTGATGGATATTTCTGGCAGTCAATGCACTGTGGAACTGTTTAATTTGATGAGATTTCTTGTTGTCATgtgctgagatacagtgaaaagtgttgtttgcGATTCTGGCAGATAGTACCATACAAAATGcttcagggtagcagaacagagtgcagaatacagtgttagagccacagagagggtgcagagagagagaaagagcgagaccaacattaacatttgagagattctgataacagtggggaagaagctgttcttgaatctgttcacaCTGTTTATAGGCTGTCTCTCGGCTAAGTATAATCTATCTATGGGCCGAGTATAATCTGCCAAATCTATAAGTTGTGTATAGGCTGTGTATAAGCTGTGGATAGGCTTACCGTTGAATGTTTCCAATGTTCAACAATCTGCTCCATGTTGGTTAATGGATTGAAGATGAAATGGTCTCGAAATTCATTCCAGTCGACAGTGATTGTCCCGTCTTTATCCATGCTGAGTGAGGCAGAGGAGAATCATTGTGAAAGCTGAGGTTAATCTTCTGCCCTCGCCCCAGTTCCTGGCCCTGCAGGACTTTCCCAAAACATGTTCCACAGACAGCTCCTGCTCCAAACCAGTGCCTCTGCTCCATGCTCAAGGTTTCAGTTGACCTTGTTGCTAATTGAAGGACTCATCCAGTTCACTGACCTGTCACTATTTCCTGGATCTCCGTGGATCTAATGTGAAAGTGAAGGCACCTGCTGGACCTCTCCCCCTTGTATAAGCATTCACTGCTCCCTCCTCTAATATCCCAATTCGTACTCGCCAGCCCACACCGAGCCTCCCCAACcctcaactcccctcctccaacatGCTCATTCACTTGCACTCTATCCCCTTATTTTATCCTCCCCCTGCCCCAGCCCCTGCCCCAGTCTCCCAGCCCCTGCCCCAGTCTTCCAGCCCCTGCCTCAACACTCCTGGTCCAAGGGCATGCATCTCGCTGTGTCTTAGGTCAGAGATGCATGTCCCACTCCAGAGACCTGAACTTTAAACCCAGGCTGAGACTCCGGTGCTGTTAGAAGGTCAGTACTGTCAGAGCACCAGATTGAGAGAGGGTCACTATTAGGGAacgctgcactgatggagggtcagtgttgagggagtgctgtactgtctaACATGTTAGTTTTCAGCCAAGGTGTGAAACGCTTTGAAAGGGTGAGATGAATTTTCCCATATTTATTGTATGAAACAGCAGGGTTTGTCAGTGTGGTTTTAGATCTATGTTATGCAGTACGTGCTGCCATTCCCACACATGACGTATAGCCACTTGTGGAGTGGTTCGACTGGAAAAGCAGCAGAAGGAATGTTCTTGCACGCACAGTGTCTCACCTTTGCAAGATCCTCTCTGCTTGTTTCAGTGTGATCGTGATTCCAAGGGTTGAGAGTGTGTGCTGAACTTCATAGGCATCGATCTGACCTGATTCAAGATGCAAAGACAAAAATCAACAGAGAGGCAGACCAGAGTCAGACTAGACAATGTCAAAGAGTCTCAGAGACCTTTCAGGTGTTTATCTGTCAAGGGCTCTATTGTGTCTCCCTGAACTGCTCAACTGGAGATTCCATGACTGACACACTTTGTCCCATCAAGGActgggaggccatttggcccattttagTTTTGGGCATTACCATATCGAACTGAATCAGAAggcacacaataccaggttatagtccaacagatttatttgaaatcacaagctttcggagcactgctccttcttcaggggaGTGGAGGGAAGCGcacaagcacagaatttataggcagagatcattgcaagataattccagggaATTAAGAACGTGAAAAGATAATActaatggtgtgagtggagtgtcgacaggctgaataacaagtcttttcAGGTGATCAAACTGTCaaacggtgtgagtaaagtgtcaacagctctACAGCAAACAAAGGAATGATCTATGATCGATGATTTGATTGATTAAGGTCGAGAGGTAATTACAAAAAATCAAAACCAATTCACTttgcctgacgaaggagcagcgctccaaaagcttgtgattttaaataaacctgttggactgtaacctggtgtcgtgtaccttctgaatttgtccaccccagtccaacacttacACCTTCACACCATGGCTAATCAGACTGAATTAGGAAGATTTCCCAGCTCTCATTTTGAGTTTCTTCCAACTGTGGGTCAGTTTGTGCTAGTTGAGGAACTGACTTTATCTGGGACTAGGCTGTGTTCCATCTGCTGCCTATTGTTTGCAGGAGTGAGGGACTATTCTTGCGGCTCTGGGACCAATCTGACTGAGTAGTGAATACAAATTGGAATGCTGATCAAACACTGAATTCGATTGTGCCTTCCACCAGCCCCAAAGTGCAGTTAcaccagtgtgtaccatcaacaagatgcactacagcaaccGACCAAAGCACCTCCAACACCCCCTTGTCAACACACAAGCTTGACAACTGAGAGGGCAGTGTcaccatgggaacaccaccctgcTCATCGCTATCATCGTCACTGGGTTAAAACCTCGGGGTTTCCTGTGTAACAGCACTGTGTCTCAACCGATACCACACAGTCTGCAGCAGATCGACAGGAAAACCCAGTACTCGACTCTCTGAGAGCAGGCACAAAATGCCAGGACTTAACAGTGACCTgaaaatgaatgtttaaaaaagaGTGAGCAGATTCAATTACAATTCTTAAGATTAAATAGATAATTTAACTGGAACTATATGCTGGGGGTCTTGAGGAAGAGTACGGTGGGCAGGGGTTCTTGGCCATGAGGTAACGTCATCCATACCATCATTGTTCTGGTCCAGGCTCTTAAACATCAGCTTGAGTTTTTTCTCATGTTGCCGCAGATACTCGATGAACTCTGCCAGGTCGAGTTGACCGTCGTGATTGGTATCACCGGCTCGGAGGATTTCCTGAAAGAGAAGCATTGAGAGAAGGCAAGATGAAAGTAATGAGTAGCGACTATTATGACCATCACTGAGCAAGGTCGGAGAGAGTTTCACATCAACTCAGTTAGATGGAGGTGAAGCTGTAGTGATTCCAACAAGATCAGCCAGGCGGATCTCCTAAACTAGGAGTTCCCTGATAGgactaggttaacagccccaatcaggaagccctggctgacatataaacagAAGGGTCAGGGATTCTGCTCACTGCGTGGGCCTGCTCTGTACTAGCTGAGTCattgtcatgtactatgcatgtgtaaataaaggggaacttggtgacaggataccaaccattgtggagttatttcagcagtGACGATGGGAGGGTTAATGATAGGACCATGCAAAAGCATCTACGAGCGACAACAGGCAACTCcattggctttgtcattagaaatgCAGCACGTGGGGCTTATGAGTGagagggtattccaatggaagtggacaccatTGGCAGGCCGACTGAGCTTGGGCAACACCACGTGACTCAAAGCAATTacacagcctcactcaggacatgtcCTGAACAAAGGGACCCAAGATCAGTCCACAtccaaaccccaaaacaaagccaagctttgGCCAAACGGGTTAAAATTTTCTCAAGGATCTGGACCAAcaggccattgtagttgctgccaggaCGTGGACTCGAGACAGTGAAAGAGTCCCGCTCAGCCTGAATTGAGTATGGGAATTCAttggctggtatccaggagaaaGCACACCCTGTAAAGGCCACCTACATATGGTTTGGAACGGTCACATTACTGAACAATATCTAAAtcaaaatgaatcaaaataaatgtctggttcaCTGGTCACCCAGTTCTCATGAAAGCAATAGTGGTAcggctgtatcagtgattgtggAACCAGCCTTTACCAACATTGATTCTGGACTCCAGCCATTCAGTTTGTGTAAGACCTTGGCCAGGCTGAGAACCTACATTGGGAAGCCCCTGCAGATTAAAGAAACAACTCTGGTTCTGGCCTCTTATGAGAagtagctggttcagttcccattGATTGTAGTGAAGGGcctgggcccaagcttgatggggcaaaattggttgagaaagattcaacttgattgTCTCAACATTTTCATTTAGGAAATGGCTGTCTGAAGTGAAATGCTAATGAAATACTTGGAAATTGTTCAGTGAGGTCTATGGACTATCAAAGGGGCCATGGCCATTTTACATGCTGACCAAcaagcaattccacgattctgcaagaTTCTGTTGGGTCTGTtgtgcaaaagtagaggcacTGGAAAGGGAAGGAAGCATGACAGTACAGAATCAAACCAGGACAGTCTGCAGGATGGGCAACATCACTTGTACCCATTGGAATCCCAATAggttggttcacctttgtggggatttcaaacaaatggtGAACTGCTTTGCAGAGCTCGATAAACACCCAATCCCTCGCAGGGAGGATTTCTTCACAAAGTTGGCTGGGAAAGGGGGGggtgctgtccttcatgaagctgggcAGCAGTCATGCATCCCTGCAATTGCGgatagatgaggattcccagagatatactacaattaatacccataggGTTTTGTACCAGGACACGAGGCTGCCTTTTGAGGCAtgatcagcctgtgccattttccagcagacGATGGAGAACACTTTACAAGGTCTactccaggtcaccatttatctgagTGACCTGGTAATAACCGGGATgaccaataaagagcatttaGAGAACTCGGACATTGTGCCCAAACATTTCTCGAAGGCAGGGGCACACCTTAGGAGGGAACAATGTGTGTTCCGGCGCCCCAACTAACTTATGGAGGGAGAAGGAGAACTTgttcaaggtgggcatcctttTGGAAGAGGCGTCGCCGTAAGGATACAGTgaggaggggaaagtgaggactggagagtcagagtggaaaagtctggtgctggaaaagcacagcaggtcaggcagcatccgaggagcaagagggttgatgtttcaggcataagcctttcatcaggaatggagagggACACCCAATAGTGTCTGCTTCCCGAATGATGCCAAACGAAGATATAccaagatagagaaggaaggttggatggtcatctttggtgtgaatAAGTTCCACCAACACCTTTATAGCCGTACATTTGTAATAGGAATGGACCACAAACGCCTGCTAGGTctgcttaaagaggacaaggctgtGCCACCTATAGCTTCAGGccgaattcagcagtgggctcttatTCTGAGTGCTGACAGTTACATGTTGGTACACTGTCCGGGAGGCCAAGTGGCAAATATGGATGCCTAGAGCCACCTCCCTCTGGCAGATACTCGATTGCTAGTACTGCCACTAGAAGAGCGTCCACGCTGCTTTTAAGCTTTCCGCGCACCCTTTCTGTCACCACTGACGATATCAGACTGTAGACACAAAGCAATCCCGCCTTGACAAAACCAAAACAGCTGGCGGTGATtggggaaacaaaagggccatcgCAACCAGAACTAATTCCTTTCTGCACCCATCGAGAccatagaggatggcatattataaTGGGGAGCAAGAGTAATTGTCCTGAACAAAGTTCACCGCCAGCTACTGGCTGATCTCAATTCGGATTatccagaggtttccaaaatgaagatgtcagcaagaagttatgtctggtggccagaatTGGATGCCAACATAACCgtattggtggggcagtgcccagagtgccaacaaagacaAGAATTAataccagcagctcccccacattcatgagAATGGACTCTGTTACTCGTCGACTTCACCAATCCTTTCATGGGGTCTatattcttagtcattgtggagtTCATTCAAAATGGTTGGATGTGCAAAGAgctcatttgtcaaacatggggatGACAACTGAAAAGCTGcaaacatcttttgcaatacacagactcctggAGGGTGTTGGTCACAAACCATGGGCCATCGTTTACCTGCAGGGAAGTGAATTATTTTCTAAAGGCATTCAGCATGTAAGGACAACTCCATACTATCCATTGTCCATACAAtctggtggaaagagcagtccaaactttgaaggcagacttaaagaCACAGCCAACAGCTTCACTTAATCCCAAATTGGCCCAGTTTCTGTTTGACTATTGGAACACCCCTCATACCACTACAGGGGCTACTCCAGCAGAGTTAACTCTCCACTCGGTTAAATCTGGTCTTCCCAGACCTGTGGGCGGAggatgaaatggcatcaggaacaccagtgctggacacaagactcctctaGGCAAGAGAAGCCATTCACTTCAGGGGTCAAAGATTGCTGTAGAAACCACGGGGGTGGCCCGACATGGGTGAAAGGCATGGtcgatgtgaggtcaggtcctgGGATGGAAAGAGTGCAGGTAGGAGAGACCACATGAAAGCGATAATCTTGCagatggggcaggagcaaaatgtACCCGACCCCTCACAACATCCAGCAAGGCTGTCAGAATCTGTGGGATCATCCCCCTGTGCTGAGAGTTGAAGA
The nucleotide sequence above comes from Chiloscyllium plagiosum isolate BGI_BamShark_2017 chromosome 8, ASM401019v2, whole genome shotgun sequence. Encoded proteins:
- the LOC122552301 gene encoding calcium-binding mitochondrial carrier protein SCaMC-1-like is translated as MLLFQEILRAGDTNHDGQLDLAEFIEYLRQHEKKLKLMFKSLDQNNDGQIDAYEVQHTLSTLGITITLKQAERILQSMDKDGTITVDWNEFRDHFIFNPLTNMEQIVEHWKHSTFMDIGESLTIVDEFSESERKTGSWWRQLLAGAMAGAVSRTCTAPLDRLKIYMQVFAAKQKLNMPGVWMMMVREGGFSSLWRGNGVNVLKITPETGIKFMAYEQYKKLFTTSHSTLEVHERFVAGSLAGVTSQTLIYPMEVLKTRMGLGKSGQYMGIFHCAQKMLRTEGPRAFFKGYIPNVIGIIPYAGIDLAVYETVKNKYLQTYGHSSTDPGVFVLLACGTISSTCGQLASYPLALVRTRMQAQAVIKNEPQLTMIQQFTRIVQGEGWSGLYRGITPNFMKVIPAVSISYVVYEYMKFFLGVTSK